The proteins below are encoded in one region of Aeromonas veronii:
- a CDS encoding DMT family transporter: MRSYLLLLAIGLLWGSQFIFMHQAVAELPPIMVAAIRALCGSLTLGLLCLFMRLKSEHTRWRTYMWIALLDATIPFIMVAWGQQYVDSAIAAVVMGCIPFVTILMAPLLVSGEKITKGGLISVVIGFIGVLVLFWPKLSNGMDAGLLGAVAILFGASCFAIGLLMIKRFAKDHPVVVARNILISSAVQLLLAAPFVTDLGALTLPSSQAISAVVVLGVFCTGLVYFLYMALIQKAGPTFASFSNYLVPLFGVMLGALFLGEQIQSTTGVALALILGSVALNQWAQQRRIQREAALCQAS, encoded by the coding sequence ATGCGTAGCTATCTGTTGTTGCTGGCGATCGGCCTGTTGTGGGGCTCCCAGTTCATCTTCATGCACCAGGCCGTGGCCGAATTGCCCCCCATCATGGTGGCCGCCATTCGTGCCCTGTGCGGCAGCCTGACCCTGGGTCTGCTCTGCCTGTTCATGCGTCTCAAGAGCGAGCACACCCGCTGGCGCACCTATATGTGGATCGCCCTGCTCGATGCCACCATCCCCTTCATCATGGTCGCCTGGGGTCAGCAATACGTGGACAGCGCCATCGCCGCCGTGGTGATGGGTTGTATCCCCTTTGTCACCATCTTGATGGCACCGCTGTTGGTTTCCGGTGAAAAAATCACCAAGGGTGGCCTGATCTCCGTGGTCATCGGCTTCATCGGCGTGCTGGTACTGTTCTGGCCGAAGCTCTCCAACGGCATGGATGCGGGCCTGCTTGGCGCCGTCGCCATCCTGTTCGGCGCCAGCTGCTTCGCCATCGGCCTGCTGATGATCAAGCGTTTCGCCAAGGATCACCCCGTAGTGGTGGCCCGCAACATCCTGATCTCCTCCGCCGTGCAGTTGCTGCTGGCTGCCCCCTTCGTCACCGATCTGGGCGCCCTCACCCTGCCGAGCAGTCAGGCCATCAGCGCCGTCGTGGTACTGGGTGTCTTCTGTACCGGTCTGGTCTACTTCCTCTACATGGCGCTGATCCAGAAGGCGGGTCCGACCTTCGCCTCCTTCAGCAACTATCTGGTGCCGCTGTTTGGCGTCATGCTGGGTGCCCTCTTCCTCGGCGAGCAGATCCAGTCCACCACAGGTGTGGCACTGGCACTGATCCTGGGTTCGGTCGCCCTCAACCAGTGGGCCCAGCAACGCCGCATCCAGCGGGAGGCGGCCCTATGTCAGGCATCCTGA
- a CDS encoding DUF6314 family protein has translation MAELDVAIQRLWGLLPQIGSFAFEASNGAGSATDWNGRGEGVVRVTDHQGGWLFAEQGRYLTPHGKALAMHNSFWWQRVEGGVSLSHLRHEAPVLLFELQPGPDGRWLTAEAHLCGQDHYSAELSLTADGFLLGWQITGPRKNERLSYRYRV, from the coding sequence ATGGCCGAGTTGGACGTCGCGATCCAGCGTTTATGGGGCTTGCTGCCACAGATCGGATCATTTGCCTTCGAGGCGAGTAACGGGGCGGGATCCGCCACCGACTGGAATGGGCGGGGCGAGGGGGTGGTGCGGGTGACCGATCATCAGGGGGGCTGGTTGTTTGCCGAACAGGGGCGCTATCTCACCCCGCATGGCAAGGCGCTTGCCATGCACAACAGCTTCTGGTGGCAGCGCGTCGAGGGGGGCGTCAGCCTCTCCCATCTGCGCCACGAGGCACCCGTGTTGCTGTTCGAGCTGCAGCCCGGGCCGGATGGTCGCTGGCTCACTGCCGAGGCGCACCTGTGCGGGCAGGATCACTACAGCGCCGAGCTGTCCCTGACCGCCGACGGTTTTCTGCTGGGATGGCAGATCACCGGCCCGCGCAAAAACGAGCGACTGAGCTATCGCTACAGGGTGTGA
- the trpS gene encoding tryptophan--tRNA ligase — protein sequence MHNPIILTGDRPTGKLHIGHYVGSLRQRVEAQSHYRQFVMIADLQALTDNGHNPARVTDNVLEVMADYLAAGLDPARTTFCLQSALPALAELTCYYLNLVSVARLERNPTVKAEIQQKGFKRSLPAGFLVYPVSQAADITAFRATHVPVGEDQLPMLEQTNEIVRRFNTLVGKEVLTECQPILSATGRLPGIDGKAKMSKSLGNTIELGMSADEIKQAVFAMYTDPNHLKVSDPGQVEGNTVFAYLDAFHPDKALVAQMKAHYQGGGLGDMRCKQVLNDCLQSLLAPMRERRQAAIADKGQLLALLHRGTQQARTLTDEVLAEVKGAMGLDYFAGLR from the coding sequence ATGCATAACCCCATCATACTGACCGGCGATCGCCCCACCGGCAAACTGCACATCGGCCACTACGTCGGCTCCTTGCGCCAGCGGGTGGAAGCCCAGTCCCATTACCGCCAGTTCGTGATGATCGCCGACCTGCAAGCCCTGACCGACAACGGCCACAACCCGGCCAGGGTGACCGACAACGTGCTGGAGGTGATGGCCGACTATCTGGCCGCCGGTCTGGATCCCGCCCGTACCACCTTCTGCCTGCAGAGCGCCCTGCCCGCCCTCGCCGAGCTCACCTGCTACTACCTCAACCTGGTCAGCGTCGCCCGGCTGGAGCGCAATCCCACGGTGAAGGCCGAGATCCAGCAAAAAGGGTTCAAGCGCAGCCTGCCCGCCGGTTTCCTGGTCTACCCGGTCAGTCAGGCCGCCGACATCACGGCGTTTCGCGCCACCCATGTGCCCGTGGGGGAGGATCAACTGCCCATGCTGGAGCAGACCAACGAGATAGTGCGCCGCTTCAACACGCTAGTCGGCAAAGAGGTGCTGACCGAGTGCCAGCCGATCCTGAGCGCCACCGGCCGCCTGCCCGGCATCGACGGCAAGGCCAAGATGTCCAAGTCCCTCGGCAACACCATAGAGCTCGGCATGTCGGCAGACGAGATCAAGCAGGCGGTGTTCGCCATGTATACCGACCCCAATCACCTCAAGGTGAGCGATCCCGGCCAGGTGGAGGGCAATACGGTGTTCGCCTATCTGGATGCCTTCCACCCGGACAAGGCCCTGGTGGCGCAGATGAAGGCCCATTACCAAGGCGGCGGCCTTGGCGACATGCGCTGCAAGCAGGTGCTGAACGACTGCCTGCAGAGCCTGCTCGCCCCCATGAGAGAGCGCCGCCAGGCCGCCATCGCCGACAAGGGTCAGCTGCTGGCGCTGCTGCACAGGGGCACCCAGCAGGCCCGCACCCTCACCGACGAGGTGCTGGCCGAGGTCAAGGGGGCCATGGGGCTGGATTACTTCGCCGGGTTGCGCTGA
- a CDS encoding carboxylate/amino acid/amine transporter has translation MNYLIGVTLLWSFSFSLIGVYLAGQVDAYFSVLTRIALASLVFLPFLRRRWLRPDLVAKLMALGAIQLGIMYLFYYHSFLLLTVPEVLVFTIFTPIYVTLIHDLLESRFKPTYLWGALLAVLGAAVIRFDGLTESYVMGFLVVQGANICFALGQVGYKVLLAREQEQPPQLAVFGCFYLGALVIALPAWWLLGQPQYPTSNLQWGILLWLGVGASGLGYFLWNKGATLVSSGVLAIMNNALIPAGLLVNLVLWGKDTDLLRLSLGAVLMLASLWICQRQPVRGAQ, from the coding sequence ATGAACTACTTGATAGGGGTTACCCTGCTCTGGTCATTCTCTTTCAGCCTGATCGGGGTCTACCTCGCCGGCCAGGTGGATGCCTACTTCTCCGTGCTGACCCGCATCGCCCTCGCCAGCCTGGTGTTCCTGCCCTTCCTGCGCCGCCGCTGGCTGCGCCCCGATCTGGTGGCCAAGCTGATGGCCCTCGGCGCCATCCAGCTCGGCATCATGTATCTGTTTTATTACCACTCCTTCCTGCTGCTGACGGTGCCGGAAGTGCTGGTGTTCACCATCTTCACCCCCATCTACGTGACCCTGATCCACGATCTGCTGGAATCCAGGTTCAAGCCCACCTACCTGTGGGGCGCCCTGCTGGCGGTGCTGGGGGCGGCCGTGATCCGCTTCGATGGCCTGACCGAAAGCTATGTGATGGGGTTCCTGGTGGTGCAGGGGGCCAATATCTGCTTCGCCCTCGGCCAGGTCGGCTACAAGGTGCTGCTGGCACGGGAGCAGGAGCAGCCGCCCCAGCTCGCAGTGTTCGGCTGCTTCTATCTCGGGGCCCTGGTAATTGCCCTGCCCGCCTGGTGGCTGCTGGGGCAACCCCAGTATCCCACCAGCAACCTGCAGTGGGGCATCTTGCTCTGGCTGGGGGTGGGGGCATCCGGGCTCGGCTACTTCCTGTGGAACAAGGGGGCGACCCTGGTCAGCAGCGGCGTGCTGGCCATCATGAACAACGCCCTGATCCCAGCGGGTCTGCTGGTCAACCTGGTGCTCTGGGGCAAGGACACCGATCTGCTCAGGCTCAGCCTGGGGGCCGTGCTGATGCTGGCTTCCCTCTGGATCTGCCAGCGCCAGCCGGTTCGTGGCGCACAGTGA
- a CDS encoding sensor domain-containing diguanylate cyclase has product MERYETPWTEAVTRLDASLMTEAMAMLEAGIWTWSAEQGLRRDPSCLQLLGLEGNALDDLGWLARVHPDDGTRLADAIRACQAGHHQGLRLEYRILHHQGHYVRLEERVRRNARGDLLGVVRHLDPAVPQEESRHDTDPLTGLESRSHFELLLDERLASESGSFCLLQFTVDHRSKILQLFGEVACDAMMAKLARIVRHELRREDPFARWDEDGFILMLSQTDRLSGLEIAERLRLEIADASLLPERPVTVSIGLVQSQNAEQIDHLLARLASCHGQAKREHNAVVG; this is encoded by the coding sequence ATGGAAAGGTATGAGACCCCCTGGACAGAGGCCGTAACCCGGCTCGATGCGTCCCTGATGACAGAGGCGATGGCGATGCTGGAGGCCGGGATCTGGACCTGGTCGGCGGAGCAGGGATTGAGGCGTGATCCCTCCTGCCTGCAACTGCTGGGGTTGGAGGGTAATGCGCTGGATGACCTCGGCTGGCTGGCGCGGGTGCATCCGGACGATGGCACCCGGCTGGCTGATGCCATTCGGGCCTGTCAGGCGGGGCACCACCAGGGGCTGCGCCTCGAGTATCGCATCCTGCATCATCAGGGCCACTATGTGCGACTGGAGGAGCGAGTACGCCGCAATGCCCGGGGGGATCTGCTGGGGGTGGTGCGCCACCTGGACCCGGCGGTGCCTCAGGAGGAGAGTCGTCACGATACGGATCCTCTCACCGGGCTGGAGAGCCGCAGTCACTTCGAGTTGCTGCTGGATGAGCGGCTCGCCAGCGAGAGTGGCAGCTTCTGCCTGCTGCAGTTCACCGTGGATCACCGCAGCAAGATCCTGCAGCTGTTTGGCGAGGTGGCCTGTGACGCCATGATGGCGAAGCTGGCCCGCATCGTGCGCCACGAGCTGCGCCGGGAAGACCCCTTCGCCCGCTGGGATGAGGATGGCTTCATCCTGATGCTGTCCCAGACCGATCGCCTGAGCGGTCTGGAGATCGCCGAGCGGCTGCGCCTCGAAATCGCCGATGCCAGCCTGCTGCCTGAGCGGCCGGTGACCGTCAGCATCGGTCTGGTACAGAGCCAGAATGCCGAGCAGATCGATCACCTGCTGGCGCGTCTGGCCTCCTGTCATGGTCAGGCCAAACGGGAGCACAACGCCGTCGTCGGCTGA
- a CDS encoding LysR family transcriptional regulator, with amino-acid sequence MEQPLSRLDLNLLTVFDMLMQERNVTRAAERLHLSQSTVSHALGRLRQALDDPLFVMSRREMMPTDRAKALAGPVRQALAMLEQGLRQAKGFEPASAQRVFRIATPGSVEHGLVPTLVERMHQLAPACRLEVCELANSDYERELEKGELDLVIGFADANHLSPRLWREEWFTNPLVCLSPLGSALPDVLGPEELVSRPHIYTSSWGHSQAMVELWLARFGVARELGARLPSFMAVPQLMATGRYLVVVPEMIGRHFCRYYPLRLHQLEPAIPIVYLMAGHPLSAHDEAIRWFKSLLHLLAFERYGEAALGTAAQRNPAK; translated from the coding sequence ATGGAACAGCCCCTTTCCCGCCTCGACCTCAACCTGCTCACCGTGTTCGACATGCTGATGCAGGAGCGCAACGTCACCCGTGCCGCCGAACGGCTGCATCTCTCCCAGTCCACCGTCAGCCACGCCCTCGGCCGGTTGCGACAGGCGCTGGACGATCCCCTGTTCGTGATGAGCCGGCGGGAGATGATGCCCACGGATCGCGCCAAGGCGCTGGCCGGGCCGGTGCGCCAGGCCCTGGCCATGCTGGAGCAGGGCTTGCGACAGGCAAAGGGCTTCGAGCCCGCCAGTGCCCAGCGGGTGTTTCGCATCGCCACCCCGGGCTCGGTGGAGCACGGCCTGGTGCCGACCCTGGTGGAGCGCATGCACCAGCTGGCGCCCGCCTGCCGGCTGGAGGTGTGCGAGCTGGCGAACAGCGACTATGAGCGGGAGCTGGAGAAGGGGGAGCTGGATCTGGTGATCGGCTTTGCCGATGCCAATCACCTCTCCCCCCGCTTGTGGCGCGAGGAGTGGTTCACCAATCCCCTGGTCTGTCTGTCACCGCTCGGCAGCGCTCTGCCGGACGTGCTGGGGCCGGAGGAGCTGGTGAGCCGCCCCCATATCTACACCTCCAGCTGGGGTCACAGTCAGGCCATGGTGGAGCTCTGGCTGGCTCGTTTCGGGGTCGCTCGGGAGCTGGGGGCCAGGTTGCCGAGCTTCATGGCGGTGCCCCAGTTGATGGCGACCGGCCGCTACCTGGTGGTGGTGCCGGAGATGATCGGGCGCCACTTCTGCCGCTATTACCCGCTGCGACTCCATCAGCTGGAGCCCGCCATCCCCATCGTCTACCTGATGGCGGGCCACCCCTTGAGCGCCCACGACGAGGCGATCCGCTGGTTCAAGAGCCTGCTGCACCTGCTCGCCTTCGAACGCTACGGCGAGGCCGCCCTGGGCACAGCGGCTCAGCGCAACCCGGCGAAGTAA
- a CDS encoding universal stress protein, which translates to MNGTYYKHVLAAIDLSEDNRKVIEKAVDRARSNGAKLSVIHVDVDLKDLYTEMIDIDIDNVQDQVIAEAKEKLEAFLASVDYPIEKKLVICGDLSERVNQAVKDYQIDLLVCGHRQSFWSLLTSSARQLMNTVPCDLLVVPLQK; encoded by the coding sequence ATGAATGGAACCTATTACAAACACGTACTGGCCGCGATCGACCTATCGGAAGACAACCGCAAGGTGATCGAGAAGGCGGTCGACCGGGCCCGCTCCAACGGTGCCAAGCTGTCGGTGATCCATGTGGATGTGGACCTCAAGGACCTCTACACCGAGATGATCGATATCGACATCGACAACGTGCAGGATCAGGTGATCGCCGAGGCCAAAGAGAAGCTGGAAGCCTTCCTGGCATCCGTGGACTACCCCATCGAGAAGAAGCTGGTGATCTGCGGCGATCTCAGCGAGCGGGTCAATCAGGCGGTCAAGGATTACCAGATAGACCTGCTGGTGTGCGGCCATCGCCAGAGCTTCTGGAGCCTGCTCACCTCGAGCGCGCGCCAACTGATGAACACTGTCCCCTGCGATCTGCTGGTCGTCCCCTTGCAGAAGTGA